In a genomic window of Zootoca vivipara chromosome 5, rZooViv1.1, whole genome shotgun sequence:
- the EIF4E2 gene encoding eukaryotic translation initiation factor 4E type 2 isoform X2 has protein sequence MNNKFDALKDDDSGDHDQNEENSTQKDGEKEKNDRDKPQSSSKRKAVVPGPAEHPLQYNYTFWYSRRTPGRPTSSQSYEQNIKQIGTFASVEQFWRFYSHMVRPGDLTGHSDFHLFKEGIKPMWEDDANKNGGKWIIRLRKGLASRCWENLILAMLGEQFMVGEEICGAVVSVRFQEDIISIWNKTASDQATTARIRDTLRRVLNLPPNTIMEYKTHTDSIKDNSSFRNTKIAL, from the exons ATGAACAACAAATTCGACGC TCTGAAGGATGATGACAGTGGAGATCATGACCAGAATGaagagaacagcacacagaaagatggtgagaaggaaaaaaatgataGAGACAAACCCCAAAGTAGCAGCAAGAGGAAG GCTGTGGTTCCAGGGCCGGCTGAGCACCCCCTGCAGTATAATTACACCTTCTGGTACTCCAGGCGGACACCCGGGAGGCCCACCAGCTCTCAGAGCTACGAACAGAACATCAAGCAAATTGGCACCTTCGCTTCC GTGGAGCAGTTTTGGAGATTTTATAGCCACATGGTTCGTCCTGGGGACCTGACGGGCCACAGCGACTTCCACCTTTTCAAAGAAGGAATTAAACCCATGTGGGAG GATGATGCCAACAAGAACGGCGGCAAGTGGATCATCCGTCTCCGGAAGGGCTTAGCGTCTCGGTGTTGGGAGAACCTCATCCTGGCAATGCTGGGAGAACAGTTCATGGTGGGTGAAGAAATCTGCGGGGCGGTCGTCTCCGTCCGATTCCAG GAGGACATCATCTCCATATGGAACAAGACGGCCAGCGACCAAGCGACCACGGCCCGGATACGGGACACGCTGCGGCGAGTGCTGAACCTGCCCCCCAACACCATCATGGAATACAAAACCCACACGGACAGCATCAA
- the EIF4E2 gene encoding eukaryotic translation initiation factor 4E type 2 isoform X3 → MMTVEIMTRMKRTAHRKMAVVPGPAEHPLQYNYTFWYSRRTPGRPTSSQSYEQNIKQIGTFASVEQFWRFYSHMVRPGDLTGHSDFHLFKEGIKPMWEDDANKNGGKWIIRLRKGLASRCWENLILAMLGEQFMVGEEICGAVVSVRFQEDIISIWNKTASDQATTARIRDTLRRVLNLPPNTIMEYKTHTDSIKAWEEFHGLVNSGGR, encoded by the exons ATGATGACAGTGGAGATCATGACCAGAATGaagagaacagcacacagaaagatg GCTGTGGTTCCAGGGCCGGCTGAGCACCCCCTGCAGTATAATTACACCTTCTGGTACTCCAGGCGGACACCCGGGAGGCCCACCAGCTCTCAGAGCTACGAACAGAACATCAAGCAAATTGGCACCTTCGCTTCC GTGGAGCAGTTTTGGAGATTTTATAGCCACATGGTTCGTCCTGGGGACCTGACGGGCCACAGCGACTTCCACCTTTTCAAAGAAGGAATTAAACCCATGTGGGAG GATGATGCCAACAAGAACGGCGGCAAGTGGATCATCCGTCTCCGGAAGGGCTTAGCGTCTCGGTGTTGGGAGAACCTCATCCTGGCAATGCTGGGAGAACAGTTCATGGTGGGTGAAGAAATCTGCGGGGCGGTCGTCTCCGTCCGATTCCAG GAGGACATCATCTCCATATGGAACAAGACGGCCAGCGACCAAGCGACCACGGCCCGGATACGGGACACGCTGCGGCGAGTGCTGAACCTGCCCCCCAACACCATCATGGAATACAAAACCCACACGGACAGCATCAA
- the EIF4E2 gene encoding eukaryotic translation initiation factor 4E type 2 isoform X1, whose amino-acid sequence MNNKFDALKDDDSGDHDQNEENSTQKDGEKEKNDRDKPQSSSKRKAVVPGPAEHPLQYNYTFWYSRRTPGRPTSSQSYEQNIKQIGTFASVEQFWRFYSHMVRPGDLTGHSDFHLFKEGIKPMWEDDANKNGGKWIIRLRKGLASRCWENLILAMLGEQFMVGEEICGAVVSVRFQEDIISIWNKTASDQATTARIRDTLRRVLNLPPNTIMEYKTHTDSIKAWEEFHGLVNSGGR is encoded by the exons ATGAACAACAAATTCGACGC TCTGAAGGATGATGACAGTGGAGATCATGACCAGAATGaagagaacagcacacagaaagatggtgagaaggaaaaaaatgataGAGACAAACCCCAAAGTAGCAGCAAGAGGAAG GCTGTGGTTCCAGGGCCGGCTGAGCACCCCCTGCAGTATAATTACACCTTCTGGTACTCCAGGCGGACACCCGGGAGGCCCACCAGCTCTCAGAGCTACGAACAGAACATCAAGCAAATTGGCACCTTCGCTTCC GTGGAGCAGTTTTGGAGATTTTATAGCCACATGGTTCGTCCTGGGGACCTGACGGGCCACAGCGACTTCCACCTTTTCAAAGAAGGAATTAAACCCATGTGGGAG GATGATGCCAACAAGAACGGCGGCAAGTGGATCATCCGTCTCCGGAAGGGCTTAGCGTCTCGGTGTTGGGAGAACCTCATCCTGGCAATGCTGGGAGAACAGTTCATGGTGGGTGAAGAAATCTGCGGGGCGGTCGTCTCCGTCCGATTCCAG GAGGACATCATCTCCATATGGAACAAGACGGCCAGCGACCAAGCGACCACGGCCCGGATACGGGACACGCTGCGGCGAGTGCTGAACCTGCCCCCCAACACCATCATGGAATACAAAACCCACACGGACAGCATCAA